From Drosophila yakuba strain Tai18E2 chromosome 2L, Prin_Dyak_Tai18E2_2.1, whole genome shotgun sequence, one genomic window encodes:
- the LOC6527508 gene encoding vitelline membrane protein Vm34Ca encodes MKCIAIVSTICLLAAFVAADKEDKMLGSSYGGGYGKPAAAPAPSYAAPAAAPQAYAAPAAPSYAAAPVSIPAPPCPKNYLFSCQPNLAPVPCSAPAPSYGSAGAYSQYAPVYAPQPIQW; translated from the coding sequence ATGAAGTGCATCGCCATCGTCTCCACCATCTGCCTGCTGGCCGCTTTCGTTGCCGCCGATAAGGAGGATAAGATGCTCGGCTCCTCCTACGGTGGTGGCTACGGCAAGCCCGCCGCTGCTCCCGCTCCGTCCTACGCCGCTCCGGCTGCCGCTCCCCAGGCCTACGCCGCCCCAGCTGCTCCATCCTACGCCGCCGCTCCGGTCTCGATCCCGGCTCCTCCCTGCCCCAAGAACTACCTGTTCAGCTGCCAGCCCAACCTCGCCCCAGTGCCATGCAGCGCTCCAGCTCCCAGCTACGGATCCGCCGGTGCCTACTCGCAGTACGCCCCCGTCTACGCCCCTCAGCCCATCCAGTGGTAG